Genomic window (Arcobacter sp. F155):
CTAAAATTACACCTTTCTTCCCCTTCATTACCATTATAAATCCTTTGTATTTTCTATAATTTGTTTAAAATCTTCCACAATCCAAGAAGCTGTTCCAATCAGTGCTCCATCAACACCATCAATAGAACAAATTTCTCTTACATTTGCTACTTTTACACTTCCACCATATAATAATGGTTTTGAGATTTTTTGTTTAATTGCAGAATGAACTGCTTTAATATCATCATTTGTAGCTGTTACACCTGTCCCAATAGCCCAAACAGGTTCATACGCTAAAATAAGATTTTCATAATTTGTATCAATTCCAACAAACTGCTCATAAATGTATTCTAAAGTTTGCTCAATTCCTTGTTCTTTAACTTCTAAAGGCTCTCCAATACAATAAACTATTGTATATCCTAACTCTTTATAAAAGTTAAATTTTTTAGTAATCTCTTCTTGAGATTCACCTAAAATATGTCTTCTTTCACTATGACCAATTAAGATTGTTTTAATACCAAACTCATCAAGCTGTTCAGTTCCTATTTCACCTGTAAATGAACCCTTAGCTGTTGCATATGCATTTTGAGCTCCAACAGTTAAATTTGAAACTGTATTGAACTCATCTAATGATGTTGCTGTTGGAAAAACATAAACATCATTAGAAATATTTTCTTTTTCTAAAAAAGAGTTAACTTCATCAATAAAAGTAGCTGTTGATTTTCTTGTATGGTTTGTTTTAAAGTTTGATGCAATTATCAAGTTTATTCCTTATCTTTATGTCTACTTTTTCACAAAGGATATAAAATCCTTTTAAAAGTAGGAAAATTCTAAAGAGTACAACGAGTTGTACTTGTTTACTCTTCGATTACAAGTGCTTTAACACCTGGTAAAATTTTTCCTTCTATTAACTCTAAAGAAGCTCCTCCACCAGTTGAGATAAATGTCATATCATCTTCATCACCAGTAACTCTTACTAAGTCTGCTGTATCTCCACCACCAACTACAGTTGTTGCAAATGACTGTGCAATAGTGTGAGATAATCTAGTACTTCCTTTAGCAAATTTTTCCATTTCATAAACACCCATTGGTCCATTCCATAAAATAGTATTTGCATCA
Coding sequences:
- a CDS encoding triose-phosphate isomerase: MIIASNFKTNHTRKSTATFIDEVNSFLEKENISNDVYVFPTATSLDEFNTVSNLTVGAQNAYATAKGSFTGEIGTEQLDEFGIKTILIGHSERRHILGESQEEITKKFNFYKELGYTIVYCIGEPLEVKEQGIEQTLEYIYEQFVGIDTNYENLILAYEPVWAIGTGVTATNDDIKAVHSAIKQKISKPLLYGGSVKVANVREICSIDGVDGALIGTASWIVEDFKQIIENTKDL